From a single Fusobacterium ulcerans ATCC 49185 genomic region:
- a CDS encoding type II toxin-antitoxin system Phd/YefM family antitoxin yields the protein MTNTNATNLRNNLFTYLDSAIEYNDIINVNTKKGNVVIISEAEYNGLLETLYLCSNPEMKERLEAGLKATLEECEEFKW from the coding sequence ATGACTAATACGAATGCTACAAATTTAAGAAATAATCTTTTTACTTATTTAGATTCTGCAATAGAATATAATGATATTATTAATGTAAATACTAAAAAGGGTAATGTTGTTATAATAAGTGAAGCAGAGTATAATGGACTACTAGAAACTTTATATTTATGTTCTAACCCAGAAATGAAAGAAAGACTTGAGGCTGGATTAAAAGCTACATTGGAAGAGTGTGAGGAATTTAAATGGTAG
- a CDS encoding Txe/YoeB family addiction module toxin, with the protein MVEYKLVILKQALKDKEKIKQQPALKRTVEKLLELIKVEPFKNPPPYESLVGNLKGLYSRRINRQHRLVYRVLEEEKTIMIVSMWTHYEF; encoded by the coding sequence ATGGTAGAATATAAGTTAGTAATTTTAAAACAAGCTTTAAAAGATAAAGAAAAAATAAAGCAACAACCAGCTTTAAAAAGAACTGTGGAGAAATTATTAGAGCTTATAAAAGTAGAACCGTTTAAAAATCCACCACCATATGAAAGCTTGGTAGGTAATTTAAAAGGATTATATTCTAGAAGAATAAACAGGCAACACAGATTAGTTTATAGGGTACTAGAAGAAGAAAAAACAATAATGATTGTGAGTATGTGGACACATTATGAATTTTAA
- a CDS encoding CopG family transcriptional regulator — protein MSPRTGRPKADNTRDKKLNIRLRQEELDLIQECANKLNKTRTDTIIEGIKMLKVELDNKK, from the coding sequence ATGAGTCCAAGAACTGGTAGACCCAAAGCAGATAATACCAGAGATAAAAAGTTAAATATTAGGTTAAGACAAGAAGAATTAGATTTAATTCAAGAATGTGCAAATAAACTTAATAAAACTAGAACAGATACAATAATAGAAGGTATTAAGATGTTAAAGGTTGAACTAGACAATAAAAAATAG
- a CDS encoding Rha family transcriptional regulator, translating into MNEILNLNLEFDEKIGYYVSSRTLADGLGKRHKNVLESIDNIKENSRAEISALLIEGKYKAKNGKMNREYKLTKDGFTLYMFHVQGFTEFKMAYINRFNEMENFIKQSHDNLEQIKVNKKFDWLIKRVRDRTDRAEHIENMISYLFELLETEYKKIVDDISYKTVFVVERFKDFKDPEQYDATKEELPSLVLEKNNDGSIEIKVK; encoded by the coding sequence ATGAATGAAATATTAAATTTAAATTTAGAATTTGATGAAAAAATTGGGTATTATGTTAGTAGTAGGACTTTAGCTGATGGCTTAGGGAAAAGGCATAAAAACGTACTTGAAAGCATTGATAACATTAAGGAAAATAGTAGAGCCGAAATCTCAGCTCTATTAATCGAAGGGAAGTACAAAGCTAAAAATGGGAAAATGAATAGAGAATACAAACTCACAAAAGATGGATTTACACTTTATATGTTTCATGTTCAAGGCTTTACAGAATTTAAAATGGCATATATTAATAGGTTCAATGAAATGGAAAATTTTATAAAACAATCGCACGATAATTTAGAACAAATAAAAGTTAATAAAAAGTTTGATTGGTTAATAAAAAGAGTAAGAGATAGAACAGATAGAGCTGAGCATATAGAAAATATGATTTCTTATCTCTTTGAGTTACTTGAAACAGAATATAAAAAAATAGTTGATGATATAAGTTATAAAACAGTATTTGTTGTGGAGAGATTTAAAGATTTTAAAGATCCAGAACAATACGATGCAACAAAAGAAGAATTACCATCTTTAGTATTAGAAAAAAATAATGATGGCAGCATAGAAATTAAAGTTAAATAG
- a CDS encoding phage tail tape measure protein — protein MQEDIKIIVTADTTQAEKKIDGLNDTKIEVEAEIKVPKNPLKEAKEEANLLGKRVNEIKLNKKAFSPEDIKILKSEIEAIALKAKAIHFAEGSKQAKELADRLKEMHKALGEGKKQSKETNKIFGLMDIAVGNLVASGINRAISGMKQMVTEGSKFNRQMEYANEKIRTISGASGLEIDYNINSMGKKTGTNLGELREGLYQTVSAIGDTYKKYTLLETANKLAVTGFSSTNEAVDGLTTVLNAYNIAIEEASRVANVFVRTQKVGKLTVQEFQQQLYKTVPTAKELGIQIEEIGASIALLTAKGSKAEVAQTQMGAFLYELLDTGSDVSKLFNQIAGQSINSFMQGGGSLEGILKMLKGYSNANNFNIESLFGRKEAKSFWLNLGNDIDGYIEKLRAINDPVNELDRNFENLLNTQEKRLARAGNYWQILKQNIGAVAGEMMATVGDAVAGIDKEIAYRQKLNNELDNNLRTLDELSKKQSLNEEEQKKLNEALRVLEILAPEVAEAYKKWSLEGGNYAEVLSLIKKRQEEVNRVASEISYSTAKKDVEETENSIRDKNNILLRRNSEIKYKLRKNGENLEGEKGIIWDQLDSKQKAKLKEIDSQLYSELSEAALQRSRLQEELQDKIKIKKGKEIELDKANGIIKEPSKPRTVLDREKEVRDNLARIKSSYYKKSKDYQLTNPIQNDEEYKNAIKELKNIEQEKRKEAERIEGRIKQLQGVGSKNPEIQKKIDNEIVDLNKELSKYQNAASSGNNTNYEAIKKQIKDTATKELSVLMDNYSKELDKIKNLPLEDKIKAKEKLDIEYERNKGKIEDKKKVETKKNEVERLGASIVNSPKNERDRVEEEIKLLENEIKDITSNRNKTDFETDIKQQEEAEKQRKKAEEEAKKEVDKRYKEEQLKVDTDYNNKMLKATEEYNKAMADLKGQGTKEEIEAVKKAYEEAKREAETEKKIGTLKNKKDNTYYSTDKEKKANTEAIVAEISLTEANAEKEKADKDAKDAQDKNTEAINKMSTNLRNLAGLFQAIGDNTNSTAVKNLANIANVGSTIFDTISKSGDVGTKFLGSIFGTDGVAEMAGFKNFGMGAGIGSAVSGALGGGAEGNIGSLLGAGAGMVLGPAGSAVGSVVGGVLGGAVGSVFGRSKKKKAKREARKRKAAQERLQKGLISGQFKWQDVVEEYNEDLARMGMGSYLGIYDKVAANTNYDNILSDLEASKGNYGVSMETLKNLMPQYDEQQIMDWFKSVAGGAVLNNGYLTTGEGKYGQVDISALAQQITTANRELEKTLKETIKGIIDFSADSLASVVKNGFFDGLDDLGDNIEKMLANSLKNAFINTEISKNLFNGLSDKVADYVKEMFKADGNLGIDLDTGNLENLTFTQYIDLIKKYMEMSNEKLEDLFKELGMNMDNLTNSMDTLNKNMSKNVVTGIATNLWKQNLGLKEPVRIENNQTIEIPVMLNGKEMDRYIIKTVNNSMQRSRRSGNGIGRG, from the coding sequence ATGCAAGAAGATATAAAAATTATAGTAACAGCGGATACCACACAGGCTGAAAAGAAAATAGATGGGTTAAATGATACAAAAATAGAAGTAGAAGCAGAAATAAAAGTTCCAAAGAATCCTTTAAAAGAAGCTAAAGAAGAGGCTAATCTTTTAGGGAAAAGAGTAAACGAAATAAAATTGAATAAAAAAGCCTTTTCTCCTGAAGATATAAAAATATTAAAATCCGAAATAGAGGCAATAGCCTTAAAAGCTAAAGCTATCCATTTCGCTGAAGGAAGCAAACAAGCTAAAGAACTAGCTGATAGATTAAAAGAAATGCACAAAGCTTTAGGAGAAGGGAAAAAGCAATCTAAAGAAACAAATAAAATATTTGGGTTAATGGATATTGCTGTTGGTAATTTAGTTGCAAGTGGAATAAATAGAGCTATATCTGGCATGAAACAAATGGTAACAGAGGGTTCTAAATTTAATAGGCAGATGGAGTATGCAAATGAAAAGATAAGAACTATTTCTGGAGCTAGTGGGCTTGAAATAGATTATAACATAAACAGTATGGGAAAAAAGACAGGTACAAATCTAGGAGAATTAAGAGAAGGACTTTACCAGACTGTTTCTGCTATAGGAGATACATATAAAAAATATACTTTGTTAGAAACTGCAAATAAGCTGGCTGTAACTGGGTTTTCTTCTACAAATGAGGCTGTTGATGGACTTACAACAGTTTTAAATGCCTATAATATTGCAATAGAAGAAGCTAGTAGAGTAGCTAATGTATTTGTAAGAACACAAAAAGTGGGAAAACTTACAGTACAGGAATTCCAGCAACAACTATATAAAACAGTTCCTACAGCTAAAGAATTAGGCATTCAAATAGAGGAGATAGGGGCTTCTATTGCGTTACTTACAGCTAAAGGAAGTAAGGCGGAAGTAGCACAGACACAAATGGGGGCATTCTTATATGAATTGCTAGACACCGGAAGTGATGTATCTAAATTATTCAATCAAATAGCAGGGCAAAGTATTAATAGTTTTATGCAAGGTGGAGGAAGCCTTGAAGGTATTTTAAAGATGTTGAAAGGGTATTCTAATGCTAATAATTTTAATATAGAAAGCTTATTTGGCAGAAAAGAGGCAAAAAGTTTCTGGCTGAATCTAGGTAATGATATAGATGGATATATAGAAAAATTAAGAGCTATAAATGACCCAGTGAATGAATTAGATAGGAATTTTGAAAATCTACTAAATACACAAGAGAAAAGACTTGCAAGAGCTGGGAACTATTGGCAAATATTAAAGCAGAATATTGGAGCAGTAGCAGGAGAGATGATGGCTACTGTAGGGGATGCAGTAGCTGGCATAGATAAGGAAATTGCCTATAGACAAAAATTAAATAATGAATTAGATAATAATTTAAGAACTTTAGATGAGCTGTCTAAGAAACAATCTTTAAATGAAGAAGAACAAAAAAAGCTAAACGAAGCTTTGCGAGTATTAGAGATACTGGCTCCAGAAGTAGCGGAAGCATATAAAAAATGGAGTTTAGAAGGTGGAAATTACGCAGAAGTACTATCTTTAATAAAGAAAAGGCAAGAAGAAGTTAATAGAGTAGCTAGTGAAATAAGTTATTCTACTGCTAAAAAAGATGTTGAAGAAACTGAAAACTCTATAAGAGATAAAAATAATATACTATTAAGAAGAAATTCTGAGATAAAATATAAACTTAGAAAAAATGGAGAAAATTTAGAAGGCGAAAAAGGGATAATCTGGGATCAACTGGATAGTAAGCAAAAGGCTAAATTAAAAGAAATTGATAGTCAGCTATACTCTGAATTGTCAGAGGCGGCACTTCAAAGAAGCAGATTACAAGAAGAACTTCAGGATAAAATTAAAATAAAAAAGGGAAAAGAAATAGAGCTTGACAAAGCTAATGGAATAATCAAAGAGCCTTCTAAACCTAGAACTGTATTAGATAGAGAAAAAGAAGTAAGGGATAATTTAGCAAGAATAAAATCTTCCTATTATAAAAAGTCCAAAGATTACCAGCTTACAAACCCAATCCAAAACGACGAGGAATATAAAAATGCTATTAAAGAATTGAAAAATATAGAGCAAGAAAAGAGAAAAGAAGCAGAAAGAATCGAAGGAAGAATAAAGCAGTTGCAAGGAGTGGGGAGCAAAAATCCAGAAATTCAAAAAAAAATTGATAATGAAATAGTTGATTTAAATAAGGAACTTTCTAAATATCAAAATGCAGCTTCTAGTGGGAATAATACAAACTATGAAGCAATAAAAAAACAAATAAAAGATACTGCCACAAAAGAATTGTCTGTTCTTATGGACAACTATAGTAAAGAACTTGATAAAATAAAAAATTTACCTTTGGAAGACAAAATAAAAGCAAAAGAAAAATTAGATATAGAATATGAAAGAAACAAAGGAAAAATAGAGGATAAGAAAAAAGTAGAAACTAAAAAAAATGAAGTAGAAAGATTAGGAGCTTCTATTGTTAATTCTCCAAAAAATGAAAGGGATAGAGTAGAAGAAGAAATAAAATTACTTGAAAATGAAATAAAAGATATAACATCTAACAGGAATAAAACAGACTTTGAAACAGATATAAAGCAACAAGAAGAAGCAGAAAAGCAAAGAAAAAAAGCAGAGGAAGAAGCTAAGAAAGAAGTAGATAAAAGATATAAAGAGGAACAACTTAAAGTAGATACAGACTATAATAACAAAATGTTAAAAGCTACAGAAGAATATAACAAAGCCATGGCAGACCTTAAAGGACAGGGGACTAAAGAAGAAATTGAAGCAGTAAAAAAAGCCTATGAGGAAGCTAAGAGAGAAGCCGAAACAGAAAAGAAGATAGGAACATTGAAGAATAAAAAAGATAACACTTATTATTCTACAGATAAAGAAAAAAAGGCAAATACAGAAGCTATTGTAGCAGAAATAAGTTTAACAGAGGCTAATGCAGAAAAAGAAAAGGCAGACAAAGACGCAAAAGATGCACAAGATAAAAATACAGAAGCTATCAACAAAATGAGCACTAATCTTAGAAATTTAGCTGGACTATTCCAAGCAATAGGAGATAATACAAATAGTACAGCAGTTAAAAATTTGGCAAACATAGCAAATGTGGGAAGTACCATTTTTGATACTATTTCCAAAAGTGGAGATGTAGGAACTAAATTTTTAGGTAGTATATTTGGCACAGACGGAGTGGCTGAAATGGCAGGGTTTAAAAACTTTGGTATGGGTGCAGGAATAGGGAGTGCAGTATCTGGAGCACTAGGCGGAGGAGCAGAGGGAAATATTGGAAGCCTTTTGGGAGCAGGGGCAGGAATGGTATTGGGACCAGCAGGAAGTGCAGTAGGAAGCGTTGTAGGTGGTGTACTTGGTGGGGCTGTAGGTTCTGTATTTGGTAGAAGTAAAAAGAAGAAGGCTAAGAGAGAAGCAAGAAAGAGAAAAGCAGCACAGGAAAGATTGCAGAAAGGACTTATTTCTGGACAATTTAAGTGGCAAGATGTTGTTGAAGAATATAACGAAGATTTAGCAAGAATGGGTATGGGTAGCTATTTAGGAATCTATGATAAAGTGGCAGCTAACACAAACTATGATAATATCTTATCTGACCTAGAAGCTTCTAAGGGAAATTATGGGGTTTCTATGGAAACATTAAAAAATTTAATGCCACAGTATGATGAACAGCAAATAATGGACTGGTTTAAATCTGTAGCTGGTGGGGCAGTATTAAATAATGGATATCTAACTACAGGGGAAGGGAAATACGGACAAGTAGATATATCCGCACTTGCACAGCAAATAACAACAGCTAATAGAGAACTGGAAAAAACTTTAAAAGAAACTATAAAAGGAATTATAGACTTTTCTGCAGACAGTCTGGCTTCTGTTGTAAAAAATGGATTCTTTGATGGATTAGATGACTTAGGGGATAATATAGAAAAAATGCTAGCTAATAGTTTAAAGAATGCCTTTATAAATACAGAAATTTCCAAAAACTTATTTAATGGCTTATCAGATAAGGTGGCTGATTATGTAAAAGAAATGTTTAAAGCAGATGGAAACTTAGGAATAGATTTGGATACTGGAAACCTAGAGAATCTTACTTTTACGCAGTACATAGACCTTATTAAAAAGTATATGGAGATGTCTAATGAAAAACTAGAAGATCTCTTTAAGGAACTTGGAATGAACATGGACAATTTAACAAATAGCATGGATACATTAAATAAGAATATGAGTAAAAACGTTGTTACTGGTATAGCAACTAATTTATGGAAACAAAATTTGGGATTAAAAGAACCTGTAAGAATAGAGAATAACCAGACAATAGAAATACCAGTAATGCTTAATGGTAAAGAAATGGACAGATATATAATAAAAACTGTTAATAATTCTATGCAAAGAAGCAGAAGAAGCGGGAACGGAATAGGAAGGGGGTAG
- a CDS encoding collagen-like protein, giving the protein MGKSGMTLKASAEVVRGPRGLSIKELKYKETLANGNNIYEVILENNVVIGEIESKKGDKGIQGIKGDTGRGIFSLLKKGKQGPETTYEFTYTDGTTDIFIVEDGENAYEIATDNGFEGTEEEWLLSLIGPQGKSLEFNWNGTELGIRVEGETAYNYVNLKGEKGETGPRGIQGPKGEKGDKGDVGPAGAQGIQGVAGPKGDKGDIGATGPKGDKGPAGPQGIQGLQGVAGPKGEKGDKGEQGIQGPKGEKGDIGPKGDTTAITYGTTAGTVMEGSKLAEILGIPYGGSLNTTTSKVVGTAYYDNTTKKTYKCTVANSLNYADSTKFEAISNNDLLAKLQNLSNWESGSNSNGFWFKEKIIGLKIAYRRGIAIGQDSTITITLPIIFTTTNYIVNAQAEHLRNDSWGNNLGINIINTSSFKIHSSGTQSPFSFVAIGY; this is encoded by the coding sequence ATGGGAAAAAGTGGAATGACATTAAAAGCAAGTGCAGAAGTAGTAAGAGGACCAAGAGGGCTTTCTATAAAAGAATTAAAATATAAAGAAACTCTAGCAAATGGAAATAATATATATGAGGTAATTTTAGAAAATAATGTAGTAATAGGAGAGATAGAATCTAAAAAAGGAGATAAGGGAATACAAGGAATAAAAGGGGATACAGGAAGGGGAATATTTTCTTTATTAAAAAAAGGGAAACAAGGACCAGAAACAACATATGAATTTACATATACAGATGGTACTACAGATATTTTTATTGTAGAAGATGGCGAAAATGCTTATGAAATAGCAACAGACAATGGGTTTGAAGGAACAGAAGAAGAATGGTTGTTATCTCTTATAGGACCACAGGGAAAATCTTTGGAATTTAATTGGAATGGAACAGAACTAGGAATAAGGGTAGAAGGAGAAACTGCCTATAATTATGTAAATTTAAAAGGAGAAAAAGGAGAGACAGGACCACGAGGAATACAAGGACCAAAAGGAGAGAAGGGGGATAAAGGAGATGTAGGACCAGCAGGTGCACAGGGAATACAGGGAGTAGCAGGACCAAAGGGAGATAAAGGAGACATAGGGGCAACAGGACCAAAAGGAGATAAAGGACCAGCAGGACCACAAGGAATACAGGGATTACAAGGAGTAGCAGGACCAAAGGGAGAGAAAGGGGACAAGGGAGAACAAGGCATACAAGGACCAAAAGGAGAAAAAGGAGATATAGGACCAAAAGGAGACACAACAGCTATAACTTATGGAACTACAGCAGGAACTGTTATGGAAGGTAGTAAGTTAGCAGAAATTTTAGGAATCCCATATGGTGGTTCTTTAAATACAACAACAAGCAAAGTGGTAGGAACAGCCTATTATGATAATACTACTAAAAAAACTTATAAATGTACTGTTGCAAATTCTTTAAATTACGCAGATAGCACAAAATTCGAAGCTATTTCGAATAATGACTTGTTGGCGAAATTACAGAATTTATCCAATTGGGAAAGTGGTTCTAATAGTAATGGATTTTGGTTTAAAGAAAAAATAATTGGTTTAAAAATTGCTTATAGAAGAGGTATAGCAATAGGTCAAGACAGTACAATAACTATAACTTTACCTATAATTTTTACCACTACTAATTATATAGTTAATGCTCAAGCTGAACATCTGCGAAATGACTCTTGGGGTAATAACTTAGGAATAAATATTATTAATACTTCAAGTTTTAAAATTCATAGTAGTGGAACTCAAAGCCCATTTTCATTTGTAGCAATAGGGTATTGA
- a CDS encoding tyrosine-type recombinase/integrase: MKSYNKANLEVYEMYLESNKARNFETLNTTYRVYKSNMLQFMQYLQKNEGNRLLLSDSTIKNCVSVLERYINFCRDSGNNNQTINNKLTAISSFYIWAVKRDLISHHPFMHKLDRLRKGAFDKRRESYFLNIEDIIKARILMQHNYKKFDIQSRLLWELFLESACRISAVQNLTFSQLDLKNGYFTGVREKGNKMVDVIFLDNTEKILREWIEYRKNNNIDIDYIFITKENKEYRQMAQSTIRNRIKRIGELIGYNKLYPHTLRKTAVNLLKNWSDINTAAEFANHMDTKTTVEHYIKAKTGTENRQKILQIRREKGLI; encoded by the coding sequence ATGAAGAGTTATAATAAAGCAAATTTAGAGGTATATGAGATGTACTTAGAAAGTAACAAAGCTAGGAACTTTGAAACGCTCAATACTACATATAGGGTGTATAAAAGTAATATGCTACAGTTTATGCAATATCTACAAAAAAATGAGGGGAACAGGCTATTGCTGAGTGATAGCACTATTAAAAATTGTGTATCTGTTTTAGAAAGATACATAAATTTCTGTAGAGATTCTGGGAATAATAACCAGACTATAAATAATAAGCTTACAGCTATTTCAAGTTTTTATATTTGGGCTGTAAAAAGAGATCTTATCTCCCATCACCCTTTCATGCACAAGTTAGATCGTTTAAGAAAGGGGGCATTTGATAAGAGAAGAGAAAGTTACTTTTTAAATATAGAGGATATTATAAAAGCTAGAATACTTATGCAACATAATTATAAAAAATTTGATATCCAATCTAGGCTTTTATGGGAATTATTTCTGGAAAGTGCTTGCAGAATATCGGCTGTACAAAACCTTACTTTTAGCCAATTAGATTTAAAAAATGGTTATTTTACAGGAGTTAGGGAAAAAGGGAACAAGATGGTAGATGTCATTTTTTTAGATAATACAGAAAAAATTTTAAGGGAATGGATAGAGTACAGAAAAAACAATAACATAGATATAGATTATATCTTTATTACCAAAGAAAATAAAGAATACAGGCAGATGGCTCAAAGTACTATAAGAAACAGGATTAAGAGAATAGGGGAGCTGATAGGATACAATAAATTATATCCCCATACTCTTAGAAAAACAGCTGTAAATCTACTAAAAAATTGGAGTGATATAAATACAGCCGCAGAGTTTGCAAACCATATGGATACCAAAACTACTGTGGAACATTATATTAAAGCAAAAACAGGTACAGAAAATCGTCAGAAAATTTTGCAAATTCGTAGAGAAAAAGGCTTAATTTAA
- a CDS encoding lysozyme encodes MKISEKGIEFIIKEEGEVLTAYLCPAKVWTIGVGHTGKDVKKGMKITKEQSREFLKSDIKRFEDVVNKSIRVSLKQREFDALVSFAFNVGEGAFSKSALVNKINSSAPIEEIEAQFRRWIYGGGKILPVLQGRREREIKLYKGGDVK; translated from the coding sequence ATGAAAATAAGTGAAAAAGGAATAGAATTTATTATAAAAGAAGAAGGGGAAGTTTTAACAGCATATTTATGTCCAGCGAAAGTTTGGACTATAGGTGTAGGACATACAGGAAAAGATGTTAAAAAGGGTATGAAGATAACTAAGGAACAATCAAGGGAGTTCTTAAAAAGCGATATAAAGCGTTTTGAAGATGTAGTTAATAAAAGTATAAGAGTATCTTTAAAACAAAGGGAATTTGATGCTTTAGTAAGCTTTGCTTTTAATGTAGGAGAGGGAGCATTTTCTAAAAGTGCTTTAGTTAATAAAATAAATTCTTCTGCTCCTATAGAAGAAATAGAGGCACAATTTAGGAGATGGATTTATGGAGGGGGCAAGATATTGCCAGTTTTACAAGGTAGAAGAGAAAGAGAGATAAAATTATATAAGGGGGGAGATGTAAAATGA
- a CDS encoding phage holin family protein encodes MDGLLKEYINLAKIGLAMTWTSWISVSIFLIGGFDNLFRALLIMMVLDYITGVAKGFKNKNANSNRAYKGLRKKLIILVIIVAATQMDMILQGMGIRTLVLMFYVATEFLSILENAAILGIPIPEKLKLALEQCRDKDIKKR; translated from the coding sequence ATGGATGGACTACTAAAAGAATATATAAATTTAGCAAAAATAGGTTTAGCTATGACCTGGACTAGCTGGATAAGCGTTTCTATTTTTTTAATAGGAGGCTTTGATAATTTGTTTAGGGCATTATTAATAATGATGGTACTTGATTATATAACAGGAGTTGCAAAAGGCTTTAAAAACAAAAATGCCAATTCTAACAGAGCCTACAAAGGATTAAGAAAGAAATTAATTATTCTTGTTATAATTGTAGCAGCTACCCAGATGGATATGATTTTGCAAGGTATGGGGATAAGAACCCTTGTATTAATGTTTTATGTAGCAACAGAATTTTTATCTATTTTAGAAAATGCTGCAATATTAGGAATACCTATACCAGAAAAGCTTAAATTGGCATTAGAACAATGTAGAGATAAAGATATAAAAAAAAGATAA
- a CDS encoding site-specific integrase, giving the protein MTLKDMLDIHFRELKTRVRSSSYTVTYTTTNNMFKQSKEILDKDLKEITVEDIILLKEKCYGKYNNNLVARLIRLIKKFLKESFILGHTKVNIGDLINPLKFTEYKVTKIINLEQFEDIIRYIQKDKEDRTEEILYLKLLFKTGMRNGEARGLQWEDIDFVKGTVFIRKSVYSLTHGNFIINKPKTKQSTRIIHLPKSLLEDLKIYKEFITEHKDNQDFIFCREKGIPHTSGFNKSTLKRACKALNIQISHHGLRHSHATFLIQNNIPPHLVQYRLGHSDIKTTLKTYTHIKFYEEKEILNILD; this is encoded by the coding sequence ATGACGCTTAAAGATATGCTAGATATTCATTTTAGAGAATTAAAAACTAGGGTTAGGAGCTCTAGTTATACAGTAACATATACAACTACAAATAATATGTTTAAACAAAGTAAAGAGATTTTAGATAAAGATTTAAAAGAAATTACTGTAGAGGACATTATTCTTTTAAAAGAAAAATGCTATGGAAAATATAATAATAACCTAGTTGCTAGGTTAATAAGACTTATAAAAAAGTTTTTAAAAGAGTCCTTTATACTGGGACATACAAAGGTAAATATAGGGGATTTAATAAATCCCCTAAAATTTACAGAATATAAAGTCACAAAAATTATAAATTTAGAGCAATTTGAAGATATAATAAGATACATCCAAAAAGACAAAGAAGATAGAACAGAAGAAATTCTCTATTTGAAATTGTTATTTAAAACAGGTATGAGGAATGGAGAAGCAAGAGGTCTGCAATGGGAAGATATAGATTTTGTCAAAGGAACAGTTTTTATAAGAAAATCTGTTTATTCTTTAACACATGGAAATTTTATAATAAATAAGCCTAAAACTAAACAGTCTACTAGAATAATACATCTCCCAAAGTCTCTGCTAGAAGACTTAAAAATATATAAAGAATTTATTACAGAGCATAAGGACAATCAGGATTTTATATTTTGTAGAGAAAAAGGGATTCCTCATACAAGTGGTTTTAATAAAAGTACATTAAAAAGAGCTTGTAAGGCTTTAAATATACAAATTAGCCATCATGGACTAAGACATAGTCACGCTACTTTTTTAATTCAGAACAATATTCCTCCCCATTTAGTTCAATATAGATTGGGGCATTCAGATATAAAAACAACATTAAAGACATATACTCATATAAAATTTTATGAGGAAAAGGAAATTTTAAATATACTAGATTGA